One region of Drosophila kikkawai strain 14028-0561.14 chromosome 2R, DkikHiC1v2, whole genome shotgun sequence genomic DNA includes:
- the tea gene encoding protein telomere ends associated isoform X6, which produces MSPPPKKPKMEDNRCSQKPVSFEQFKKIIENLPDICFNVQRDGVAGKGGKTLDECALWYYESFYKDPEVRKKYPYKLRACPMNIRTKLLSMPEPGPVGEPHQAAEGVLVKVARMGTFTFPVTFFAFRSSVNTEEVLRLTGIAKEERKTMLGNEKQCEVVLKKFYHSFYMFPDRQSTAFFKDDISLPFKQQLLKHGEPYDELAKNSVEKHATGNKRKSVVSYKVFAKYLENMHDIVWQLKMHEKRYIPLDFDKCTYALYLEFYLKPEIRESYTFKWRPCNLTTHKHLLSIPNKEYAQELRRTLPVQMPDFPKEEESTDVADADTPVQARDESISAVDVLRKSLKKPSRMPEPELKVKDEVIELSDDSEAATPPVLQQMKTLDQAVKEVSSPKKGQPSAADVLRKLTEKNNNSLETPTRINQSELEVEDEVVDIDVHSQAAYTMEKTPVLQGVKNVSPPKKGQPSAADVLRKLTEKNNNSLETPTRINQSELEVEDEVVDIDVHSQAAYTMEKTPVLRGVKNVSPPKKGQPSAADVLRKLTEENNNSLETPTRMHQAELEVEDEVVDIDVHSQAAYTMEKTPVLRGVKNVSPPKKGQPSATDVLRKLTEKNNNSLETPTRMHQAELEVEDEIIVDDMQNTPILHTDVEVNIGSHGRFMFPVSFETFRGCINYDEIIRPILKLKIKDKSQLANLILHPRNPICEKIFRRYYRSFYIFPDYRLKFEYRFSCPDKRVLKKLTEYAKPLNESAQKTMNQDKTMDQEVTNVAPAEQRKHNPAEEPETATVSAQKDNREVESIKDKEISEKAKKLSKLPVPFSVFKRYLRNIDEITQQMKLCDEYKEKSDTECAEEYYKEFYTSPEMRNKFEYKLRPCPAKMRDTLLAYAQQPKPEHSSSQGSDCVCLDDVPQTSTKEDTPSEELKNDPVKKSKAKESHENHVSFTLFKRYLSNLPEIVQQMLLCDDQRGKSEKECARDYYNAFYTSQEMRDRYPYKLKPCPGQMKNKLLSFPKKAHQIEEVSPEKQSEPCASICSSSDKFADNIIVTETNEVEVDSGEIPVETPNNFQQTEAILKQKSRKTSSNARRQKTFPNGASFEFPVSIDTFKRHINCDEIIKSLRVAYGQNETDQRDRDKELFHQFYCSFYVQKEVRQRHSYKFQNTDEELLEKLEEYAVPLNDMARQTISSVEAQGKENEKSGMAPPAPKDETLITISGIAYRFPVSFKTFQKYINYEDLKVGLANGLAKKKKSPEQVAEILGDEGSCLRLLRRYYLSFYTLANIRNKLEYNFNAAPLELSDKLLEWAKPINETTVPTGSVPQTKQGVPSAHSTPNLDAIREAELVNKIKNNIVTYRPHDLRKYISSRVASPTKQAALERDIVGSIQMEIPELVEQQPTSDKNIEAKTTSEKNIGGKTTSGKNIEAKTTSEKNIGAKTTSGKNIEGKTTSEKEKATSEKNMEAKKSSEKNIEGKKTSEKNIGVKATSEKNIGVKTTSEKNIGAKTASEKNIKEKTISEKNIEAKTTSEKNIEAKTTSGKNIEGKTTSEKTIKEKATTEKNIEAKTTSEKNIGAKTASEKTIIEKAISEKNIEANSTKKSESSSEITRPVSSNNKKVTKQPEENQNKENAKSQDGTGTSDSTAAKTQSMLEEAKKQFFAESSKDHKMAYLICTSQGLKRSIWRILYQLTLEEFKTYTSIHNGEDFYRKDEDLHPYYEHVVDKGNWPLNLYVRLPLLRQLLHSKGVHLGRLDLGQLSPKMIHWVEAEHTDFDKIVEMQFKERTGEEIDSVEQWFQEREDFYEACWLRDHWIYKVPQITNDDLQDESYVRDLPLPDFNGIVIKSLATAKSGDESSQTEILSISSSPDMVPDSQSCPPTQLSNSSNLVDISSIDIQSQVSQTSPALKSLATAKSGDGSSQAEILSMSSSTDMVPDSQSCPSTQLSNTSNFVDIGSVDMQSQVPDTPLDPLASQTETLASQTETLASQTETLASQTETLASQTETLASQTETLASVKQEPINFLNNMRGICDTNGCEWENIGLEEQIINLDSSQEEGSSLSCFAIPKPSETISSFQSLDSLLTATMFEDENSIEEEESQPKTSNNIQNLPEQPVEPAVKPEPSSTVAETNVIQPQVQPADNRKKKLPASNEVPSKRVRLMNDKVPQLRHEFRPLPLNACVRIETEIVGTNETTPTEQPHINPTPQPEVVPNTITPSQEFAQDNTLLASSQLAPLLDTVPPGVTVRKVNQKDQVAAFRFAASAGRHAGVRLQLSLAPGAEGSHRRSPKKGPIHVHGHGSRVWAISLTV; this is translated from the exons ATGGGTACGTTCACCTTTCCCGTCACATTTTTTGCCTTCAGGAGCTCTGTCAACACAGAGGAGGTGCTCCGTTTAACAGGCATTGCAAAGGAGGAACGGAAGACAATGCTGGGCAATGAAAAGCAATGTGAAGtcgttttaaaaaaattctaccACTCGTTCTACATGTTCCCCGATCGGCAGTCTACCGCCTTTTTTAAGGACGACATATCCTTGCCGTTTAAACAGCAGCTCCTCAAGCATGGCGAGCCCTATGATGAATTGGCCAAGAATTCTGTTGAGAAACATGCCACAGGGAATAAGAG AAAATCCGTCGTCAGCTATAAGGTGTTTGCGAAATACTTGGAGAATATGCACGACATAGTGTGGCAGCTTAAGATGCACGAAAAGCGGTACATACCCTTGGACTTTGATAAATGCACCTATGCCTTGTATCTTGAATTCTATCTCAAGCCGGAGATCCGCGAAAGTTACACGTTCAAGTGGCGACCGTGTAACCTGACCACGCATAAGCACCTGCTAAGCATCCCCAATAAGGAGTATGCCCAGGAGCTGAGGAGAACTTTACCTGTGCAAATGCCTGACTTTCCGAAAGAGGAAGAATCTACCGACGTAGCAGACGCCGATACACCTGTGCAGGCGAGAGATGAGTCAATATCTGCAGTAGATGTTCTAAGAAAGTCGCTCAAAAAGCCAAGTAGGATGCCTGAGCCTGAATTGAAGGTCAAAGACGAGGTGATAGAGTTAAGTGACGACTCAGAAGCAGCAACACCACCCGTTCTACAACAGATGAAGACCTTAGACCAAGCTGTGAAGGAGGTTTCATCACCAAAAAAAgg CCAACCATCAGCAGCAGATGTTCTGAGGAAGTTaaccgaaaaaaataataatagcttAGAAACACCAACAAGGATAAACCAGTCAGAATTGGAGGTCGAAGATGAGGTCGTAGATATTGATGTCCATTCACAAGCAGCATATACTATGGAAAAAACACCCGTTCTACAAGGTGTGAAGAACGTTTCCCCACCAAAAAAAgg CCAACCATCAGCAGCAGATGTTCTGAGGAAGTTaaccgaaaaaaataataatagcttAGAAACACCAACAAGGATAAACCAGTCAGAATTGGAGGTCGAAGATGAGGTCGTAGATATTGATGTCCATTCACAAGCAGCATATACTATGGAAAAAACACCCGTTCTACGAGGTGTGAAGAACGTTTCCCCACCAAAAAAAgg CCAACCATCAGCAGCAGATGTTCTGAGAAAGTTAAccgaagaaaataataatagcttAGAAACACCAACAAGGATGCACCAGGCAGAATTGGAGGTCGAAGATGAGGTCGTAGATATTGATGTCCACTCACAAGCAGCATATACTATGGAAAAAACACCCGTTCTACGAGGTGTGAAGAACGTTTCCCCACCAAAAAAAGG CCAACCATCAGCAACAGATGTTCTGAGGAAGTTaaccgaaaaaaataataatagcttAGAAACACCAACAAGGATGCACCAGGCAGAATTGGAGGTCGAAGACGAGATTATAGTTGATGATATGCAAAACACACCCATCCTTCACACAGATGTGGAAGTTAATATTGGAAG CCACGGTCGGTTCATGTTTCCCGTGTCCTTTGAAACCTTCCGAGGGTGCATCAACTATGATGAGATTATTCGACCAATACTCAAGCTGAAAATTAAGGATAAATCCCAGCTAGCGAACTTAATTCTTCATCCCCGGAATCCAATCTGCGAAAAGATCTTCCGTCGCTATTATCGttccttttatattttccccGATTATCGGCTGAAGTTTGAATATCGATTTTCCTGCCCAGATAAGCGGGTCTTGAAAAAACTCACTGAATATGCCAAACCGCTCAATGAGAGTGCCCAAAAGACCATGAACCAGGACAAAACTATGGATCAAGAGGTGACAAATGTGGCTCCTGCTGAACAAAGAAAGCACAACCCAGCCGAAGAGCCCGAGACTGCCACAGTTTCAGCTCAGAAAGACAATCGGGAAGTTGAAAGCATTAAGGACAAAGAAATAAGcgaaaaagctaaaaaattgTCCAAGCTCCCTGTGCCCTTTAGCGTTTTCAAGCGCTATCTAAGAAACATTGACGAAATTACTCAGCAAATGAAGCTGTGCGACGAGTACAAGGAGAAATCTGATACGGAGTGCGCCGAAGAATACTACAAGGAATTTTATACGTCGCCAGAAATGCGTAACAAGTTTGAATATAAACTAAGGCCATGTCCCGCCAAGATGCGTGATACGCTCCTTGCTTATGCACAGCAACCAAAGCCGGAACATTCTTCTTCGCAGGGGTCAGATTGCGTTTGCTTGGATGATGTTCCGCAAACATCAACTAAAGAAGATACTCCCTCGGAGGAATTAAAAAATGATCCGGTAAAGAAGAGCAAGGCAAAGGAATCCCACGAAAATCATGTCTCATTTACACTTTTTAAACGTTATTTGAGCAATCTCCCAGAAATAGTCCAGCAAATGCTCCTTTGCGATGACCAAAGAGGGAAATCAGAGAAAGAATGTGCCCGGGATTACTATAACGCATTTTATACTTCGCAAGAAATGCGGGATAGGTATCCATACAAACTAAAGCCATGTcctggccaaatgaaaaacaagTTGCTCAGTTTTCCGAAAAAAGCCCATCAAATAGAGGAGGTTTCACCCGAAAAACAATCTGAACCATGTGCTTCCATTTGTAGTAGTTCCGACAAATTCGCAGATAACATTATTGTAACTGAAACGAATGAAGTGGAAGTGGATTCAGGGGAAATTCCAGTTGAAACACCCAATAATTTCCAACAAACAGAAGCGATCCTCAAACAGAAATCCag aaaaacatCGTCAAATGCTCGCAGACAAAAGACCTTCCCAAA TGGCGCTTCCTTTGAATTCCCCGTGTCCATTGATACCTTCAAGCGGCACATCAACTGCGATGAGATTATCAAATCGTTGCGAGTGGCGTATGGCCAAAATGAGACTGACCAGAGAGACCGAGACAAAGAGTTATTTCATCAATTCTATTGCTCTTTTTACGTTCAAAAGGAGGTTCGCCAACGCCATtcgtataaatttcaaaatacaGATGAAGAGCTACTTGAGAAATTGGAAGAATATGCTGTGCCTCTGAACGATATGGCGAGGCAAACAATCTCGTCCGTTGAAGCGCAGGGCAAAGAAAACGAGAAGTCAGGAATGGCGCCACCTGCTCCGAAGGATGAAACTCTGATTACCATCTCGGGCATCGCGTACCGTTTTCCAGTGTCCTTTAAAACATTTCAGAAGTACATTAACTATGAAGATCTCAAGGTTGGTCTAGCCAATGGTCTAGCTAAGAAGAAAAAGAGCCCAGAGCAAGTGGCGGAGATTCTGGGGGACGAAGGCAGTTGCCTGCGCCTATTACGGCGCTATTATCTCTCATTTTACACCTTAGCGAATATTAGGAATAAGCTGGAATATAACTTCAATGCTGCGCCACTGGAACTTTCCGATAAATTACTCGAGTGGGCAAAGCCCATTAACGAGACCACTGTGCCAACAGGGTCTGTGCCTCAGACCAAACAAGGAGTTCCTAGTGCTCATTCTACTCCGAATCTAGATGCCATCAGGGAAGCGGAACTAGTAaa caagataaaaaacaatattgtCACTTACAGGCCTCACGATTTACGCAAATATATATCTTCCCGTGTCGCGTCACCAACGAAACAAGCTGCTCTGGAACGAGATATTGTTGGTTCTATCCAAATGGAAATACCAGAATTAGTTGAACAACAACCAACTAGCGACAAGAATATAGAAGCCAAGACAACTAGCGAGAAGAATATTGGAGGCAAGACAACCAGCGGGAAGAATATAGAAGCTAAGACAACTAGCGAGAAGAATATTGGAGCCAAGACAACCAGCGGGAAGAATATAGAAGGCAAAACAACTAGCGAGAAAGAAAAAGCAACTAGCGAGAAGAATATGGAAGCGAAGAAATCTAGCGAGAAGAATATAGAAGGCAAGAAAACTAGCGAGAAGAATATTGGAGTCAAGGCAACTAGCGAGAAGAATATTGGAGTCAAGACAACTAGCGAGAAGAATATTGGAGCCAAGACTGCTAGCGAGAAGAacataaaagaaaagacaattAGCGAGAAAAATATAGAAGCCAAGACTACTAGCGAGAAGAATATCGAAGCCAAAACAACCAGCGGAAAGAATATAGAAGGCAAAACAACAAGCGAGAAGACCATAAAAGAAAAAGCAACTACCGAGAAGAATATAGAAGCGAAGACAACTAGCGAGAAGAATATTGGAGCCAAGACTGCTAGCGAGAAGACCATAATAGAAAAAGCAATTAGCGAGAAGAATATAGAAGCCAATTCTACAAAGAAATCAGAGAGTTCATCAGAGATTACGAGACCcgtcagcagcaacaacaaaaaagtgacAAAGCAACCCGAAGAAAACCAGAAtaaagaaaatgcaaaaagcCAGGATGGAACAGGAACCAGCGATTCTACAGCAGCAAAAACCCAAAGTATGTTGGAGGAAGCaaagaaacaattttttgccGAAAGCAGTAAG GATCACAAAATGGCTTACTTGATCTGCACGAGCCAAGGTCTGAAGAGGTCGATTTGGCGGATATTGTACCAACTAACCTTGGAGGAATTCAAGACCTACACAAGCATTCACAACGGCGAGGACTTTTACAGGAAAGATGAGGACCTACATCCATACTACGAGCATGTGGTAGACAAGGGAAACTGGCCCTTAAATCTGTACGTTAGGCTGCCCCTTCTGAGGCAGCTACTCCACAGCAAGGGCGTGCATCTAGGCAGGCTGGACCTTGGCCAGCTGTCGCCAAAGATGATCCACTGGGTAGAGGCTGAGCACACCGATTTCGATAAGATCGTTGAAATGCAGTTCAAAGAACGAACGGGCGAGGAAATCGATAGTGTCGAGCAGTGGTTTCAGGAGCGTGAAGATTTCTATGAAGCCTGCTGGCTCCGCGATCACTGGATTTACAAAGTGCCTCAAATAACGAACGATGATCTGCAGGACGAGAGTTATGTTAGGGACCTTCCCTTGCCCGATTTCAATGGAATTGTAATAA AATCCCTCGCTACTGCAAAAAGCGGAGATGAAAGTAGCCAGACTGAGATTTTATCCATATCCTCAAGCCCTGACATGGTGCCAG ATAGTCAGAGCTGTCCTCCTACTCAGCTCAGCAACAGCTCGAACCTTGTGGACATTTCCAGCATTGACATACAGTCTCAAGTGTCGCAAACTTCACCCGCCTTAA AATCACTCGCTACTGCAAAAAGCGGAGATGGAAGTAGCCAAGCTGAGATTTTATCCATGTCCTCAAGCACAGACATGGTGCCAG ATAGTCAGAGCTGTCCTTCTACTCAGCTCAGCAACACCTCGAACTTTGTGGACATTGGCAGCGTGGATATGCAATCCCAAGTGCCCGACACTCCACTCGATCCGTTGGCTTCGCAAACTGAGACGTTGGCTTCGCAAACTGAGACGTTGGCTTCGCAAACTGAGACGTTGGCTTCGCAAACTGAGACGTTGGCTTCGCAAACTGAGACGTTGGCTTCGCAAACTGAGACATTGGCTTCTGTTAAGCAGGAACCTATAAATTTCCTCAACAACATGCGTGGCATCTGCGACACGAATGGCTGCGAATGGGAGAACATTGGGTTGGAGGAGCAAATCATAAACCTAGATTCCAGTCAAGAGGAAGGTTCTAGCTTGTCCTGTTTTGCCATTCCAAAGCCTTCAGAAACGATATCGTCATTCCAGTCGTTGGACTCTCTACTCACGGCCACGATGTTTGAGGACGAAAACTCTATTGAGGAAGAGGAATCTCAGCCAAAGACAAGCAATAACATTCAGAACTTGCCAGAGCAGCCTGTAGAGCCAGCTGTAAAGCCTGAACCTAGTTCAACAGTCGCTGAGACCAATGTGATTCAGCCGCAGGTGCAACCCGCAGATAACCGCAAAAAGAAGCTGCCGGCCAGCAATGAGGTGCCCAGTAAGCGAGTCCGCTTGATGAACGACAAGGTGCCGCAGCTGAGACACGAGTTTCGGCCGTTGCCCCTGAATGCCTGCGTTCGTATTGAGACCGAAATCGTGGGGACAAATGAAACAACTCCTACGGAACAACCTCATATTAACCCAACCCCGCAGCCAGAGGTAGTACCCAACACGATTACTCCATCGCAGGAATTTGCCCAGGACAACACACTATTGGCGTCTTCACAGCTGGCGCCCCTCCTAGATACGGTACCGCCTGGCGTTACCGTTCGAAAGGTAAACCAAAAAGACCAAGTTG CTGCGTTCCGATTTGCAGCAAGTGCTGGCCGACATGCCGGAGTTCGTCTACAGCTGTCGCTGGCGCCGGGTGCAGAAGGATCCCACCGAAGATCTCCGAAAAAGGGTCCTATTCACGTTCATGGACATGGCTCCAGAGTTTGGGCAATTTCGCTTACTGTTTGA